A region from the Hypanus sabinus isolate sHypSab1 chromosome 22, sHypSab1.hap1, whole genome shotgun sequence genome encodes:
- the ccnj gene encoding cyclin-J gives MELEDQWWKGQVATDIHQALRNKELKLLPYKCRSPQLNVRRYFADLLAIISNRFRLCPTARHLAVYLLDLFMDCYDISVQQLHLVALSCLLLASKFEEKEDRVPKLEQLNSLSCITSVNLVLNKQTLLHMELQLLESFQWNLCLPTAAHFIDYYLSIAVHETDLHDGWPMLYFEKTKLYTEKYSGYFLEVSLQDHGFLSYFPSVVAAACIAASRAVLRLSPLWPVRLHHLTAYTWETLLPCVEHLLIAHDNDVKEASKQKDDQSVLEIGQATLSTHSIVSPETRNELHAPSYLHPNLLQYSHQQPLQLNCQGTFPTGQISRCTVPSHPSNIQANPPSHGHMQTNAAVPLATNVEVKSSINIPCNQVYKINGHFNLNSNIH, from the exons GAGCTGAAACTACTTCCCTACAAGTGTCGGTCCCCTCAGCTGAATGTCAGACGATATTTTGCAGATCTTCTTGCAATCATCAGCAATCGTTTTCGTCTTTGCCCCACTGCTCGTCACCTGGCTGTTTATCTTCTAGACTTGTTCATGGACTGCTATGATATTTCCGTGCAGCAGTTGCATCTGGTAGCACTCTCCTGTTTACTTTTAGCAA GCAAGTTTGAGGAAAAAGAGGATCGCGTACCCAAACTTGAGCAACTCAACAGCCTCAGTTGTATAACCAGTGTGAACTTGGTGTTAAACAAACAGACCTTGTTGCATATGGAGCTACAGTTACTGGAATCCTTTCAGTGGAATCTCTGCCTACCAACTGCTGCCCACTTCAtcgattactacctctccattgcTGTCCACGAAACTGATCTTCATGATGGATGGCCTATGCTTTACTTTGAGAAGACCAAGTTATACACTGAAAAGTACTCTGGCTACTTTCTAGAAGTGTCTTTACAGG ATCATGGCTTTCTAAGTTATTTCCCTTCAGTAGTTGCTGCTGCTTGCATAGCAGCATCTCGTGCTGTTCTCAGGCTCTCTCCTTTATGGCCAGTCCGGCTGCATCATCTTACAGCTTACACATGGGAAACGCTGTTACCTTGTGTTGAGCATCTGTTAAT TGCTCATGACAATGATGTAAAAGAAGCCAGTAAACAGAAAGATGATCAATCAGTTTTGGAAATTGGACAGGCAACTTTATCAACTCACTCCATAGTTTCCCCAGAAACCCGGAATGAGCTGCATGCTCCATCGTACTTGCACCCAAACCTGCTGCAGTATTCCCATCAACAGCCATTGCAACTGAATTGCCAAGGTACCTTTCCAACTGGGCAGATATCAAGATGCACAGTGCCATCACATCCTTCAAATATCCAGGCTAATCCTCCATCTCATGGACACATGCAAACTAATGCTGCAGTACCCTTAGCTACAAATGTAGAAGTTAAATCTTCTATTAATATTCCTTGTAATCAGGTCTATAAAATTAATGGTCACTTTAACCTGAATAGTAACATCCATTAA